The DNA segment GCCGCCCCCAAGCCCGGCGCGCCCTCCCCGGCGCAGGCGGCACGTCCGGCTGCTCCGAAGCCGCCGGCCCCCAAGCCCCCGACGGCCCCGCAGCCCGCAGCTGCCGCCCCCGCGGCTCCCGCGGCGTCCGCGCCGGCCTCGGGTCCGCGTCCGGTTCCGGGCCCCAAGCCCGCGCCGCGCCCGGCCCCCGCTGCCCCGGAGTTCACCGCTCCGCCGGCCGCTCCGGCCGCGCAGGCTCCGCAGGCCCCCCAGGCTCCGGCCGCCCAGGGTCCGCGTTCCGGCGCCCGTCCCGGTGCGCCGAAGCCCGGTGGCCGTCCGGCCGGTTCCGGTCAGGACCGTCCGGAGCGTCCGGCCCGTCCGGGTCAGGGTGCTCCGCGCCCCGGTGGCCAGGCCCCGCGTCCCGGCGCTCGTCCGGCCGGTCCGCGTCCGGGTAACAACCCCTTCACCTCCGGTGGCTCCACCGGCATGGCGCGCCCGCAGGCTCCCCGCCCGCAGGGTGCTCCGCGTCCCGGCGGTCACGGCGGTGCTCCCGGTGCTCCCGGCGCCGGTCCCCGTCCCCAGGGGGCGCCCGGCGCCCAGGGTGGCGGCCCGCGTCCGCAGGGTCCGGGCGGTTCCCGTCCGTCCCCGGCCGGTATGCCCCGCCCGCAGGGTGGCCCGCGTCCCGGCCCGGCCGGCGGTCCGCGTCCGAACCCCGGCATGATGCCGCAGCGTCCCGCTGCCGGCCCGCGTCCCGGCCCTGGTGGCGGCGGTCGTGGTCCGGCCGGTGCCGGTCGTCCCGGTGGCGGCGGCGGCGGTCGTCCCGGTGGCGGCGGCTTCGCCGGTCGTCCCGGTGGTGGCGGTGGCGGCTTCGCCGGTCGTCCCGCCGGTCCCGGTGGTGGCGGCGGTGGCTTCGCCGGTCGTCCGGGTGGTCCCGGTGGTGGCGGCGGTGGCCGTCCCGGCTTCGGTGGCCGTCCCGGTGGTCCCGGTGGCCGTGGTGGCACGCAGGGCGCCTTCGGTCGTCCCGGTGGTCCCGCGCGTCGTGGTCGCAAGTCGAAGCGTCAGAGGCGCCAGGAGTACGAGGCCATGCAGGCCCCGAGCGTCGGCGGCGTGATGCTGCCGCGCGGCAACGGTGAGGCCATCCGCCTCTCCCGCGGCGCGTCGCTCACGGACTTCGCCGAGAAGATCAACGCCAACCCGGCGTCGCTCGTCGCGGTCATGATGAACCTCGGCGAGATGGTCACCGCCACGCAGTCCGTCTCCGACGAGACGCTGCTCCTCCTGGCCGGCGAGATGAACTACACGGTTCAGATCGTCAGCCCCGAGGAGGAGGACCGCGAGCTGCTCGAGTCCTTCGACATCGAGTTCGGCGAGGACGAGGGCGACGAGGACGACCTCGTGGTCCGTCCGCCGGTCGTCACCGTCATGGGTCACGTCGACCACGGTAAGACCCGACTGCTCGACGCCATCCGCAAGACGAACGTCATCGCGGGCGAGGCCGGCGGCATCACCCAGCACATCGGTGCCTACCAGGTCGCGACCGAGGTCAACGACGTAGAGCGCAAGATCACGTTCATCGACACCCCGGGTCACGAGGCGTTCACCGCCATGCGTGCCCGTGGTGCCCGGTCGACGGACATCGCGATCCTCGTCGTCGCGGCCAACGACGGCGTCATGCCGCAGACGGTCGAGGCGCTCAACCACGCCAAGGCGGCCGACGTCCCGATCGTCGTCGCGGTCAACAAGATCGACGTCGAGGGCGCCGACCCGACCAAGGTGCGCGGTCAGCTGACCGAGTACGGCCTCGTGGCCGAGGAGTACGGCGGCGACACCATGTTCGTCGACATCTCCGCCAAGCAGGGTCTGCACATCGACAGCCTCCTCGAGGCCGTCGTCCTCACCGCGGACGCCTCGCTCGACCTGCGGGCCAACCCGAACCAGGACGCGCAGGGCATCTCGATCGAGTCCCGTCTCGACCGCGGCCGCGGTGCCGTGTCCACGGTCCTCGTCCAGCGAGGCACCCTGCGGGTCGGCGACACGATGGTCGTGGGCGACGCCTACGGTCGCGTGCGCGCCATGCTCGACGACAACGGCAACAACGTCGCCGAGGCGGGCCCGTCGACGCCGGTCCAGGTCCTGGGCCTGACCAACGTCCCGGGTGCGGGCGACAACTTCCTCGTCGTCGACGAGGACCGCACCGCTCGCCAGATCGCGGAGAAGCGCGCTGCCCGTGAGCGCAACGCGGCCTTCGCCAAGCGCACGCGCCGCGTCTCCCTCGAGGACCTGGACAAGGTGCTCAAGGCCGGCGAGGTCCAGCAGCTGAACCTGATCATCAAGGGTGACGCTTCCGGTTCGGTCGAGGCTCTCGAGTCCTCGCTGCTCCAGCTGGACGTCGGCGAAGAGGTCGACATCCGCGTCCTGCACCGTGGTGTCGGTGCGGTCACGGAGTCCGACATCGACCTGGCGATGGGCTCCGACGCCATCGTGATCGGCTTCAACGTCCGTGCGGCCGGTCGTGCCGCGCAGATGGCCGAGCGCGAGGGTGTGGACGTCCGGTACTACTCGGTCATCTACCAGGCGATCGAGGAGATCGAGGCGGCCCTCAAGGGCATGCTCAAGCCGGAGTACGAAGAGGTCGAGCTCGGTACGGCGGAGATCCGCGAGGTCTTCAAGTCGTCCAAGCTGGGCAACATCGCCGGTGTCCTGGTCCGGTCGGGCGAGGTCAAGCGCAACACCAAGGCGCGCCTCATCCGCGACGGCAAGGTCATCGCGGAGAGCCTCACCATCTCCGGTCTGCGTCGCTTCAAGGACGACGTCACCGAGCTCCGCGAAGGCTTCGAGGGTGGTATCAACCTCGGAAACTTCAACGACATCAAGATCGACGACGTCATCGCGACGTACGAGATGCGCGAGAAGCCGCGGGTGTAACCACCTTCGCTTCGCCGCTGGCCGGCGGGACATCTGTCCCGTCGGCCAGCGGGCCGTTCCCGGGGGCTTCGCCCCCGGACCCCGGGCCTTGTGCCCACCCACCCGACTCGGTGGGCCGACAGTCAGCCGAACGGGCGCCCTGTCGGCCCATCGAGCTGGGCGGGTGGGCAGGAAGCCGGAGTCCGGGAGGCGGAGCCCCCAGGTGGGGCCGCCGCAACCGACGGCACCGGGAAACCCTGTCGAGCCACCGGCGGGTACGCGGTACCGTTCTTGGTGTCCCAGGCCATACGGCTCCGGGGCCACCGATCCCGTACCGGCGGGTGAACCGGCAACACACATGTACGTGGGGACTCTGTCCTTCGACCTCCTCCTCGGCGACGTCCACTCGCTGAAGGAGAAGCGCTCCGTCGTTCGCCCGATCGTCGCCGAACTCCAGCGGAAGTACGCGGTGAGCGCGGCAGAGGTCGACCACATGGACCTCCACCGGCGGACGATCATCGGCCTGGCCGCGGTCTCCGGAGACGCGGCGCACCTCACCGACGTACTGGACCGGTGCGAACGGCTGGTCGCCGGCCGCCCCGAGGTGGAGCTGCTGTCGGTACGACGGCGGTTCCACGGCGACGGCGACGACGACTGACCACAAGAACAGATCAGGAAAGAACGGGAGACGGACCAGTGGCCGACAACGCGCGGGCGAAAAAGCTGGCGGACCTCATCCGAGAGGTGGTGGCCCAGAAGCTGCAGCGCGGGATCAAGGACCCGCGGCTCGGTACCCACGTCACCATCACGGACACCCGTGTC comes from the Streptomyces sp. NBC_00820 genome and includes:
- the infB gene encoding translation initiation factor IF-2 — its product is MAKVRVYELAKEFGVESKVVMAKLQELGEFVRSASSTIEAPVVRKLTDAFQGGSGKSGKPAPRKAAPKPGAPSPAQAARPAAPKPPAPKPPTAPQPAAAAPAAPAASAPASGPRPVPGPKPAPRPAPAAPEFTAPPAAPAAQAPQAPQAPAAQGPRSGARPGAPKPGGRPAGSGQDRPERPARPGQGAPRPGGQAPRPGARPAGPRPGNNPFTSGGSTGMARPQAPRPQGAPRPGGHGGAPGAPGAGPRPQGAPGAQGGGPRPQGPGGSRPSPAGMPRPQGGPRPGPAGGPRPNPGMMPQRPAAGPRPGPGGGGRGPAGAGRPGGGGGGRPGGGGFAGRPGGGGGGFAGRPAGPGGGGGGFAGRPGGPGGGGGGRPGFGGRPGGPGGRGGTQGAFGRPGGPARRGRKSKRQRRQEYEAMQAPSVGGVMLPRGNGEAIRLSRGASLTDFAEKINANPASLVAVMMNLGEMVTATQSVSDETLLLLAGEMNYTVQIVSPEEEDRELLESFDIEFGEDEGDEDDLVVRPPVVTVMGHVDHGKTRLLDAIRKTNVIAGEAGGITQHIGAYQVATEVNDVERKITFIDTPGHEAFTAMRARGARSTDIAILVVAANDGVMPQTVEALNHAKAADVPIVVAVNKIDVEGADPTKVRGQLTEYGLVAEEYGGDTMFVDISAKQGLHIDSLLEAVVLTADASLDLRANPNQDAQGISIESRLDRGRGAVSTVLVQRGTLRVGDTMVVGDAYGRVRAMLDDNGNNVAEAGPSTPVQVLGLTNVPGAGDNFLVVDEDRTARQIAEKRAARERNAAFAKRTRRVSLEDLDKVLKAGEVQQLNLIIKGDASGSVEALESSLLQLDVGEEVDIRVLHRGVGAVTESDIDLAMGSDAIVIGFNVRAAGRAAQMAEREGVDVRYYSVIYQAIEEIEAALKGMLKPEYEEVELGTAEIREVFKSSKLGNIAGVLVRSGEVKRNTKARLIRDGKVIAESLTISGLRRFKDDVTELREGFEGGINLGNFNDIKIDDVIATYEMREKPRV
- a CDS encoding DUF503 domain-containing protein, with protein sequence MYVGTLSFDLLLGDVHSLKEKRSVVRPIVAELQRKYAVSAAEVDHMDLHRRTIIGLAAVSGDAAHLTDVLDRCERLVAGRPEVELLSVRRRFHGDGDDD